In a genomic window of Strix aluco isolate bStrAlu1 chromosome 3, bStrAlu1.hap1, whole genome shotgun sequence:
- the RDH14 gene encoding retinol dehydrogenase 14 — translation MAATAAALALGGGLLLAAWRWLRGEARAAAGASMRGKTVIITGANSGLGRAAAAELLRMRARVIMGCRDRARAERAAREIRAELGEREEAEGGGELVVRELDLASLRSVRAFCHRVLQEEPRLDVLINNAGIFQCPYMKTEDGFEMQFGVNHLGHFLLTNLLLGLLKNSAPSRIVVVSSKLYKYGEINFEDLNSEISYNKSFCYSRSKLANILFARELARRLEGTGVTVNSLHPGIVRTNLGRYVNIPLLAKPLFNLVSWAFFKTPLEGAQTSIYLASSPDVEGVSGKYFGDCKEEELLPKAMDDLVARKLWDISEVMVGLLK, via the exons ATGGCCGCCacggcggcggcgctggcgctGGGTGGGGGGCTCCTCCTGGCTGCCTGGCGCTGGCTGCGGGGCGAGgcccgggccgcggccggggcctCCATGCGGGGCAAGACGGTGATCATCACGGGGGCCAACagcgggctgggccgggcggcggcggccgagctGCTGCGGATGCGGGCCCGCGTCATCATGGGCTGCCGCGACCGGGCGCGGGCCGAGCGGGCGGCTCGCGAGATCCGGGCCGAGCTGGGCGAGCGGGAGGAGGCCGAGGGCGGCGGCGAGCTGGTGGTCCGCGAGCTGGACCTGGCCTCGCTCCGCTCCGTCCGCGCCTTCTGCCACCGCGTCCTCCAG GAAGAGCCAAGGCTGGATGTTCTGATAAATAATGCAGGGATATTCCAGTGTCCGTACATGAAGACAGAGGATGGTTTTGAGATGCAGTTTGGTGTGAACCACTTGGGTCACTTCTTACTCACCAACCTTCTTCTGGGCCTCCTCAAAAATTCTGCTCCAAGCAGGATTGTGGTAGTATCCTCAAAGCTTTACAAATATGGAGAGATCAACTTTGAAGACTTGAACagtgaaataagttacaataaaaGCTTTTGTTACAGTCGGAGTAAACTGGCTAACATATTATTTGCAAGGGAGCTAGCCCGTCGGTTAGAAGGGACAGGAGTCACCGTCAATTCACTTCATCCTGGGATTGTTAGAACAAATCTAGGCAGATATGTGAATATTCCTTTGCTGGCAAAACCCttgttcaacttggtgtcatgGGCTTTCTTCAAAACACCTCTGGAAGGAGCCCAGACTTCTATTTATTTGGCCTCTTCTCCTGATGTTGAAGGTGtatcaggaaaatattttggggaCTGCAAAGAGGAGGAGCTCCTGCCCAAAGCCATGGATGATTTGGTTGCAAGAAAGTTGTGGGATATCAGTGAAGTGATGGTTGGTTTATTGAAATAA